In the genome of Gammaproteobacteria bacterium, the window GACTATGGGAGATCTTTCGGTAGGTTCGTAGCGCCAATTTTCCGCGGTTAGCGAGGCCCCCTGCTCTTCGGCGGGGACTGACGCAGCTGAGGGCGAGAACTGGTTGTTAACTCTTCGGCGATCCGATCCCTGTCGGTAGCAGGGTCGCGCAGCGCTCGAGAGAACTTAGCGACGTCAGCGGCAAGACCCACCTCACCACTACGTTCGAGAATGTGTGCAACGCCTCTCCACCCATCTGCGACGTTGCTCCAGGTCTTCAACAGCGATTGCTTGCCAGATTGGGGTCTGACGACGCCGCTAACCAACTCTACGGCTATTGACTCGACACGGGCTCGAATGAAGGACGAATCGCCTCTTAAGCTCGCTCGGTAAATTCCATCCTTTTTGGCGCTTCGACTCTCTCCGCGAACCGCACGCTCGGTGGCATTCGCCGCCACGCCCAGCCCGCGCAGGTGACTCGCGAACTGCGACCGCCAGTGCCGCAGGGTCGCCTTCTTGATGTTGAGCCGCACTCCCTGCTCGCTCACCGCCTTGAGGACCAAATGTACATGCGGATGTGGCTCGTCCGTGTGCAGCACCATCGCGTACCGATGCTGCCCATAGAACTCCTCGCGCGCGAAGTTGCGCACCGCCGAGAGGACCTTCTGTGGAGGCGTGCCTGG includes:
- a CDS encoding relaxase/mobilization nuclease domain-containing protein, with product MAKTFRLPKEEPLLNIASYARGGPRAADRLTPSQIEQIRLTVNRAPEAVVKVLPRSSNDLKAVGKHIDYIGRRGNLELEGDDGERLQGRVADALLEDWDLDVDDVRRQGSLAAASKRTPPKLVHKLMFSMPPGTPPQKVLSAVRNFAREEFYGQHRYAMVLHTDEPHPHVHLVLKAVSEQGVRLNIKKATLRHWRSQFASHLRGLGVAANATERAVRGESRSAKKDGIYRASLRGDSSFIRARVESIAVELVSGVVRPQSGKQSLLKTWSNVADGWRGVAHILERSGEVGLAADVAKFSRALRDPATDRDRIAEELTTSSRPQLRQSPPKSRGPR